A region of Brevinema andersonii DNA encodes the following proteins:
- a CDS encoding tetratricopeptide repeat protein has translation MKGFDINALMDALIRKRIIVLSVLGAILAASIAAGYVYQSHKNKEDEAADLFDEAWQNISAVIQDVQQPNHVHTPGDEHTVTVEKVYQRALETVDTLTLDYAGTVAGARAALILIRISDEPILKPLQGTNQLQYDVDGYLDEVKKKHPDFWGAVVYIAEGISYEKKGQFAKAIGSYESALKTDKKNYLSDYVLISVARNKEILNDIEGAVEAYQEMLDRFPLSSWGNFAMGKVYLLTQSK, from the coding sequence GAATAATAGTATTGAGCGTTTTAGGAGCTATTTTAGCAGCTTCGATTGCAGCGGGGTATGTTTATCAGTCTCATAAAAATAAGGAAGATGAAGCGGCAGACCTTTTCGATGAGGCATGGCAAAATATTTCTGCTGTAATACAGGATGTTCAACAACCTAATCATGTCCATACTCCCGGCGATGAGCATACGGTTACGGTTGAAAAAGTTTATCAGCGTGCTCTTGAAACAGTTGATACACTTACATTGGATTATGCAGGAACGGTTGCAGGAGCGAGAGCTGCTCTAATTTTGATACGCATTTCCGATGAGCCGATCCTTAAACCTTTACAAGGCACGAACCAATTGCAATATGATGTTGATGGCTATCTGGATGAGGTTAAGAAAAAGCATCCTGATTTTTGGGGAGCGGTGGTTTATATAGCAGAGGGCATCAGTTACGAAAAAAAAGGGCAGTTTGCCAAAGCTATTGGCAGTTATGAAAGCGCTCTCAAAACAGATAAAAAAAATTATTTGAGTGATTATGTTTTAATTTCTGTGGCACGTAATAAAGAAATTCTCAATGATATTGAAGGTGCGGTTGAAGCATATCAAGAAATGTTAGACCGTTTTCCGTTATCATCTTGGGGTAATTTTGCGATGGGTAAAGTATATCTTTTGACTCAATCTAAGTAA